The Coffea arabica cultivar ET-39 chromosome 9e, Coffea Arabica ET-39 HiFi, whole genome shotgun sequence genome has a window encoding:
- the LOC140014591 gene encoding uncharacterized protein, whose translation MVSRRYIWNLRIPLCISIFMWRLLNNAIPLPDILQSLGFNMHSKCPFYPSCETLDHLFSLCPLADELWSFFERLLDISRSRNDEILARLQGLWSHSTESSTRGCFSQVLPAVVCWEIWKDRNLHFFEGIVTLAAQLRRLIMMNVQAIVRAWPRPSKNSDAGLPTTGLISFPAPRRPCSKQTFFWEAPPFPLTKLNMDGSSLGNPELSGGRGIIRDHSGHVLAAFSTFFGHCTSLEAEARALLEGLLNCQAHGCSWVWIEMDFKVLLDVIRVKVKCPWRIDNIVCQI comes from the coding sequence ATGGTATCACGGCGCTATATTTGGAACTTACGAATCCCATTGTGCATTTCAATATTCATGTGGCGGCTTTTGAACAATGCGATTCCCCTGCCTGATATTCTCCAAAGCTTAGGATTCAACATGCACTCAAAATGCCCCTTCTACCCCAGCTGCGAGACACTGGACCATTTATTCTCCTTGTGCCCTCTTGCTGATGAACTCTGGTCTTTCTTTGAGCGGCTTCTAGATATTTCGCGGTCTAGGAATGATGAAATTCTAGCTCGTCTGCAAGGCCTATGGTCTCACTCCACTGAGTCGTCCACGAGAGGCTGCTTTTCACAGGTTCTGCCCGCCGTTGTTTGTTGGGAAATCTGGAAAGATCGGAACCTCCACTTCTTTGAAGGTATAGTCACCTTGGCTGCTCAGCTCCGTCGTCTCATCATGATGAATGTGCAAGCCATCGTGCGTGCCTGGCCCCGGCCAAGCAAGAATTCAGACGCCGGTCTTCCGACCACGGGCTTGATTTCTTTCCCTGCCCCACGAAGGCCCTGTTCAAAACAAACCTTTTTTTGGGAAGCACCCCCGTTCCCACTAACGAAACTAAACATGGATGGGTCCTCACTGGGCAACCCCGAGCTCTCCGGTGGGAGAGGTATCATTCGGGATCATTCAGGGCATGTGCTAGCGGCTTTTTCTACTTTCTTTGGACATTGCACAAGCTTAGAAGCGGAGGCACGGGCACTGTTAGAAGGGCTTCTTAACTGCCAGGCACACGGTTGTTCCTGGGTTTGGATAGAAATGGACTTCAAAGTGTTGTTGGATGTGATTCGGGTGAAAGTAAAATGCCCGTGGCGCATTGATAATATTGTCTGCCAGATCTAG